A single Muntiacus reevesi chromosome 9, mMunRee1.1, whole genome shotgun sequence DNA region contains:
- the LOC136174738 gene encoding olfactory receptor 51I2-like: protein MGLFNITHPAFFLLTGIPGLESAQFWLAGPLCVMYAVALGGNTVVLQAVRAEPSLHQPMCYFLSMLSFTDMAMSMVTLPTVLRTFCLSARTIDFHACLIQMFLIHSFSMMESGILLAMSFDRYVAICDPLRYATVLTNEVIAGMGLAVTSRSFITLLPLPFLIQRLPICRSKVLSHSYCLHPDMMKLACADITINIVYGLFVLISTFGMDLLFIFLSYVLILRSVMAIASQEERLKALNTCVSHILAVLAFYVPMIGVSMVHRFGKNVPGFIHVLLSNIYLFVPPVLNPLIYSAKTKEIRRAIVHMFHRIKM from the coding sequence ATGGggttgttcaacatcactcacccTGCCTTTTTCCTTCTGACTGGGATCCCTGGCCTGGAGAGCGCTCAATTCTGGCTAGCGGGACCCCTCTGTGTGATGTATGCTGTGGCTCTCGGGGGCAACACAGTGGTCCTGCAGGCTGTGAGAGCGGAGCCCAGCCTGCATCAGCCCATGTGCTACTTCCTGTCCATGCTGTCTTTCACTGACATGGCCATGTCCATGGTCACACTGCCTACTGTGCTCAGAACCTTCTGCCTCAGTGCCCGCACCATTGATTTTCATGCCTGCCTAATCCAGATGTTCCTCATTCATTCCTTCTCCATGATGGAGTCAGGCATTCTGCTGGCCATGAGCTTTGACCGCTACGTGGCTATTTGTGATCCCTTGCGCTATGCCACTGTGCTCACTAACGAAGTCATCGCTGGAATGGGTTTAGCAGTGACTTCTCGGAGCTTCATCACgcttttacctcttcccttcctcATCCAGAGGCTGCCTATCTGCAGGTCCAAAGTCCTTTCCCACTCCTACTGCCTCCACCCTGACATGATGAAGCTGGCTTGTGCTGATATCACAATTAATATCGTCTATGGACTCTTTGTTCTTATTTCCACATTTGGCATGGACTTGTTATTTATCTTCCTCTCCTATGTGCTCATTCTGCGCTCAGTCATGGCCATTGCCTCCCAAGAAGAGCGCCTCAAAGCTCTCAACACGTGTGTCTCACATATCTTGGCTGTACTTGCATTTTATGTACCAATGATTGGGGTCTCCATGGTGCACCGCTTTGGGAAAAATGTGCCAGGATTCATCCATGTCCTTTTGTCCAACATCTACCTCTTTGTACCTCCTGTGCTTAACCCTCTCATTTATAGCGCCAAGACAAAGGAGATCCGCCGAGCCATTGTTCACATGTTTCATCGCATTAAAATGTGA